CCTCCGCCTTATCTGATGCATTCGACCGTTGTGCCCGGAACCGCTTCCGCCATCGCCGTAGGGATGGGGCTGGGAGAGCATTTCGAACAGGAGTTCCTTCAGCAGTATCTCATTGACAGCCATCTTCCTGTCGTTCTAGATGCGGACAGTTTCCATCATAGTGAGATACTGTTGATCCTCAAGCAGAAAGAGAGGGATATCGTCGTGACGCCGCATCCCAAAGAGTTCTCCGCCATGTGGGAGCATCTGACGGGAGAGTGCCTCAGTGTGGAGGAGATACAGAAGAACCGTTTTGAGACTGTACGCAGGTTCAATGCCTGTTATCCGCATGTCACGCTTCTCCTTAAGGGGGCGAATATGCTTATCATGCAGGAGGAGCGACTCTACATCAACCCTATGGGTAATGCAAAACTGAGTAAAGGCGGCAGCGGGGATGTTCTCTCCGGTCTCATCGTTTCGCTTCTCGCCCAGGGATATCCTGGGGTTGAAGCTGCCATACAGGCTTCTCTGGCCCTGGTGCTCTCCGCCGGAAAGTACGAGGGGGCTTCCTATGCCATGCTGCCAACGGATATCATTGAGGGGCTCCCTCTTTTGGAAGGCTCATAAGCGGTTTGCTGTCTTCCAGAAGCAAGACGGGTGTAATGAACGGTGCGATTCTTGAGAGAAAGTTGATGACCGACATGATGGGCGTGGCATAGAAAAACTTGATCTTGTTGTCATATTTCCATAGCTGGTCGGCGTAGAGAAAGATGCGGTGGGGCGTATCCCCTATAGCGTCCCCGTTCCTGTCGAAACCTTCATAGCGGTCCCAGTAGTTATACTCTACAGTATTGGTTTTTCCGTATTTGGCTTTGAGGTCCTGCAGGACATCCTCTATATTTCCTTTGATGACATTGTGCGCAATTATATTGTTCTTGATATCGGCATGGAAATGCAGAGCTTCGGTATTATAGCTTATGGTATTGTGCGTAATGAACCTCTGCTTGCCTCTCTCGGTCCTTTTGACGTCGATATAGAGTGCTTTCGTGTTGAATTTCAGCGTATTGTGGTCAAAATGAAAATTGGAGACCTTGTCTGCGACCACGCCTATACCCGCAGCACCGTTGGAACTGAGTATCCTGTTACCTGTGACGTTAGTGTCTTTGATCCCCATCATCAGTATGCCTACTGCATTGTAGCGGAAGGTATTGTCCTTGATACTGTTGCCGTGGCTCATACTGAGGTGTAGCCCGTATCTGTTGTGCAGAAAGGTATTGTGCAAAAAAAGATTATGGTGGGAATAGGTCAGCGTCACATCCCTTGATCGTTCGATGGTATTGTCCCTGATGATGTTGCCGCTGGCGTACCACAGTTTCAGAGCATCGCCTCTGAGCGGAACGGCATGCTTTTTGGAAGTGATGGTGTTGTCTGAAATGACGGAATCTTTGACCATATTCATATCGATCCCGTATAGCGTGTCGCTGATCCTGCAATGACTGATCTCGCATTCTCTTACGTGGTTGAGCGAAACGGCGGCGTCAAGGTTCTCCATCCTGTCGCCCGAACCCATGATCTGAAGGTTCCTGAGCGTAACCTGCGAGCTGTTCAGGGTAATGACCGTGGCGTTCAGGTCACCTTTGATGATGACATTCTTTCCCGACCCGATGATCGTCAAAGGTTTGTTGATGACGATATTGCCACGATAGATACCAGAGGGCAGTTTCAGTGTGGCTCCTGACGGCGCTTTGTCTATGGCTTTTTGCAGAATGCCGGCAGGGGAAAGTATGATAAGTGTCAAAAAAAGAAGTAAAATTTTTATCATAAAGAGATTTTAGCATATTTGGAGCAATAAAGTGTAACACGATAGAATACGCTCTAACAATAACAGTTTAGAGATTCCCTTTAATGAGAGAAGAGATGGTAAAGCGTAAAAAAATAGCGGTGCTTTTCAGCGGCAAAGGTTCCAACTTCGCCCATATTGTCAATACTTTACATCCTGAAGAGGCTGAAGTTGTCGTTGCTTTGACAAACAACCCTGAAGCCGAAGGTATTGCAGTGGCTAAAGAAGCGGATATCCCTCTGGAGATCGTCGATTCCAAAGCCTATGAAAGCAGAGAAACTTTTGATACAGAGGTCGTCAAGCGCTTGCAGTATTATGCCCCGGATCTTACGGTACTTGCAGGCTTCATGCGTATCTTGACACCGGTGTTTACAGAACATGTCAAGTCTGTCAACCTGCATCCCTCACTCCTGCCAAGGCACAAAGGACTCAATGCCATTGAGAAGAGTTATAATGATGCCTATGAAGAGGGTGGTGTATCGGTACACTGGGTGACATCCGAACTGGACGGCGGGGAGATCATATTGCAAAAAAAAGTTTGCAAAGAAGGTTTGAGTTTCGAACAGTATGACCAAACGATACGGCAAATAGAGAAGGAAGTTCTTGTCGAAGCGATCAGAAAAGTGTTATAGGTTTTTTTAGAGTGTATAAAGAGATGTATACTCCGGCCCTGTGTTTGAGAGCTCGCTTCTGTAAAGCGTGATCTGCGGTAGAATGAGACCGAGATCTTTTTCTCTATAGTTTTTGAGCACTTCCTTGTAGCGTTTGTAATCATAGATTTCTTTGATGCGGCAAAGGGTAACATGAGGTTTGAATCGGTAGAGGTCAAATCCGGCTTTTTTGAAAGTTTGGGCTGTTTCGTAGAGACCTCTGTCTTCCGCTTTGGCAAAGAAGACCCTGGGAGGTCTGCCAAAATACCCTAGTTCGGCAATGGTCACTTCCCTTTCGGGTACGCTGACCTTTTGCATCTTCTTGATGACAGGTCTCTCATCCGGAACATTGCCCAGAAAGACCCATGTCAGATGCAGGTTCTCCTCTTCGACCCATTTCCCCTCCATAATATCTTTGAAATCATCTTGGATCTTGCTATAGTTCTCAAACCTGACAGGTGAAGCGATAAAAAGTCTCATAAATGTATTATAACCTAAGTGATTTATTGTATTATTTTAGCAGAATAAGTAAAGGGAACCTCTAAAGGAAGGAATAGAATGCAATACTATAATGATGAACAGAATAGCAGAGGTGCCTATTTTGTTTTTGTTGCGCTTCAAGTCTTTATACTGCTGATCGTTTACAGTTTTGTCTATACCTCTCTTGTAGCGGTGAAGCTGGCAGTGGTAAAGTACCATTTGACTTTGATGGCCTATCTGCCTGTTGTGTTCGTGATGTTCTCCTACCCTGTTGTGCTTTACAAAACACGCAGGATGTTCCGCGAACATAAACGCCTCAGGGCTACGGGCTGGATGCTCGGATGGGCGGCAGTAGCCATCGTGTTCCTGTACGCCTTTCTTTCTCAGCTCATTGCAGTATAATTCTTTTCAAAAAAGAGCCGCTTTGCTAAGATATTTCCCTGTAAAACATCAAAAGATACTCAAGCTCTCCATCCCTGCTGCCATCAATTCGCTGCTCGATATGCTTCAGGTGATCACTGACCTGATCATGGTGGGGCGTATCTCTGCCTTTGCCGTTGCAGCCGTGGGGCTTGGCCTGCAGTCTCTGATGTTCGTTTTTGCCGTGCTCACGCTGTTGAATGTAGGTACGTCTGCCCTGTTATCCCGTTTTGTTGGAGCCCAGCGTATGAAACGTGCTTCCATAGGGCTTTCGACGCTGCTGCGCTTCGCTTTCTTTTTGAGTCTGCCGGTAATGATCCTCTGGTATTTCCTTGCATCGAATATTTTTGTATGGTTCGGGACGGCACCTGAAGTCGTGGCTCTGGGTGAGGATTATGTACAGACACTGACCTGGATGATGCCTTTTGTTTTTATGAAACTGGTGTTCGTAGCGGCACTCAATTCTGCAGGTGACACAAAAACGCCGATGTATGTCAAAATTTCCTCTATTCTACTGAATGTAATACTGAATTATCTGTTGATCTTTGGTAAATACGGTTTTCCTGAACTTGGTGTTATGGGAGCGGCCGTGGGTACGGTGATCGTCAATATCATAGAATTTTTTGTCTATGTCGTATTGTATGTACGTCACAGGACACCTTATATACCGCTATGGTACCACTCAAAGTCGCTTCTTAAACGTGCACTGAAGGTGGGGTTGCCTGCCTCCATGGAACGTGCTCTTACCTTCGGATCTTTCATGCTTTTTACCGTCGTTATCGCCCACTACGGTACGGCCGTACTTGCCGGGTATCAGATAGGCCTGCGTGTCGAGGGGCTGGCATTCATGCCCGGTATAGGGTTTACCATTGCAGCTATGGCACTGATGGGGCAGGGGTTGGGAGCCAAGAATCCCCGGCAGGCCAGAGAAGATGTACTTCTGGTGCTGAAATATACTTCGGGATTCATGTTCATACTTTCATTTTTTATGATCTTCATGCCTGAAAAGATCGTTTGGTTCTTTACGAATGACCCCGCCACCATTAAAGAGGCTAGCCTTTATCTGCGGATCGTGGGTGTTTCCCAGATACCCCTGGCATTTAACTTCGTCCTCTCCGGTGCTCTCAGAGGAGCAGGTGACAGTCGAAGAACACTAAAGATCAACCTGATCTCTCTCTGGGCCGTGCGTATCATACCCGCCTTTCTGCTCAGCTGGTATTTTCACAATATCCTCTTTGTCTATCTGGCGATGATCTCGGATACTTTTGTCAAGGCGATCTGGCTATGGAGGACGTTCGATAAAGGGGAGTGGCAGAAGATCAAAGTCTGATCAATGCTATGCTATAATGAGAGCCAAAGTAATAAGAATCATATCAAGTTAAAAGGAATATCGTGAGAAAAGAATCAAAAACACTGGATGAGAGAATTGAACGTATCTATAAAATGGCCATTGAGCATTTTGGTGAAGTACGTTTCGTAGGGATCAAAAAACATAAGAAGATCGGATGGGTCGCCAAGATACAGTTTGACGAGTTCGAATCTCTGGTCGCTGAAGGCGAGAGTGCAGAGGATGCATTGAGGAACCTGCGTAAACGTCTCAAAAAGATCATTGACCGCTATAATATGGTATAGTGATGAAACTTTGTTTCATCGAGTGAAGAGTGAAGATCTGCATTGCGTTGCAATGCTTTTATTAGGTGGAAATCAGTGAAAAAAAATATTATTTTGATTGGATTTATGGGAGTAGGAAAAGGGACAACTGCGCGTGCCTTTGCCAAAAAGTACGGTGTTTACAACATCGATACGGACGATCTTATAGAATCCAAAGAGAACAAAGAGGTCAAGAAGATCTTCGCCAAGAAGGGCGAAGCGTACTTCAGACAGTGTGAACAGCAAACCGCCGACTGGATAGAGAAGTGTGTCAAAGGGACGCTCATCTCCTGCGGCGGCGGGTTTTACAAAGTTGGCAATATTGACAAGCTAGGAACGGTAGTACTGCTTGAAGCTTCGTTTGAGTGGATACACAAGCGTCTCAAAACAGCGAAAAATGCCAAAGCCAAACTGGCGAAGCGGCCGCTTTTTTCCAAAGAGAAAGAAGCGAAAAGACTCTACAACGAACGTGAAAAAGCATATCTGAAAGTCGCAGATGTTATCGTCAATGTTGAAAACAAGAGTCTTGATGAAGTGATCGCCGAGATCGCCAGGAAGTGTAAAGTGTAAAGAAAAGAGATTCCGACTCTTTTCCTCTATGAAAAGCGGTCGGTATCTTTTGTTTCGACAAAAATACCTATGATCACCAAAATAACATAGGTGACCGTTATTACCAGAAGTGTGTTCCCGCTCAATGCATAGATCGCATCTTTCAGAGTTTCATAATTCTCTTTGATGCCCATCATGAGGTTGATCCACACCCCAAAAGCGATCAGGATCAAAATACCTTTCATGTTGAACATTGTGGCGTTTTTAACGGGTTTTTTCTTCATTGTTTTTTCTCTTTCTCTTTGATGTGTGCTTCCCAGTATTCCAGCCCTTTGAATATTCCGGTCAATACACCGAAGATCAGCATGGTGCTTCCCATGCAGTAAGGGACAAGTTCTGCAAAAGGTGCAGGGTCTTTGGCGAATACGGCTATAGCATACAGCCATATTCCTATCGCTCCCGTTGCCGATATCCGCTTCAGCCATTTTATCATAATCATTAATTGTGTACTTTCCATATGCTTATTTTATCGAAATTAGATATAATTCTATCACTTAATTTTCAAGAGAATAAATGCAGAGATTTGAAGCCTATCTGAGTACGAACCTACCAAAAGTAACGAGCTTTCATCCTGTCTATGAAGAGGCATTGGGTGCAATGCTGCAGGCAGGGGGGAAACGTTTCCGTCCGATGCTGCTTTTGAGTATCGTGGATGCGTATGAACCGATGCTGTATGACTCTGCACTGCCTGTAGCACTGGCACTTGAAATGTTTCATACCTATTCTCTCATACATGATGATCTACCAGCAATGGATGATGCTGACCTGCGAAGAGGACACCAGACACTGCATAAACGTTTCGATGAGGTTACGGCTATTCTCGCAGGTGACGCACTCAATTCGGATGCGTTTTACCTCATTGCCAAAGCACCACTTCGTGAAGATGTAAAGATCAAGCTGGTCGAACTACTTGCACGTGACGGTGGTAGTAGAGGGATGGTCCTGGGACAGGCGATCGATTGCTATTTTGAGAACAGACCTCTGACGATCGATGAGGTCAAGGTACTCCATACCAATAAAACGGCCAAGCTTATAGCCGTCAGCCTGCAAATGGGCGCGGTGATCGTCAGGCTTGCACCGGATGTACAGAAAGACCTGTATGATTTCGGGATCGATCTGGGGCTGCTTTTTCAGATACAGGATGATATCGTCGACGAGACACAGACGGAAGAGGAAGCGGGAAAGACCACGGGGAACGATGCAGATAAAAATAGCTTTGTCAATCTTTTGGGACTGGAGGAGACTGTCGTTCAGGCAGATACTCTGGCAAAAGATTTACAAAGACGATTTGAAGACTTCGACGAGAAGTTGCAGACCGCCTTGCAACCCCTGATGAACAAATATTTGTACAGACATAAAAACACGTCATCCTGAACTTGATTCAGGATGACATACTTGCATATAATTTTAAGGATATAAAATGGCAATGACAGAGCAGAACCAAATGCGTAAAAAAATGGCGAATACCATCAGATTCCTCGCGGCAGATATGGTACAGAAAGCGAACTCCGGACACCCGGGTGCACCGATGGGGCTTGCCGATATTGCAGTGGTACTTTCCGAGCATCTCTCGCACAATCCCAAAAATCCCAAGTGGCTTAACCGTGACCGTCTTGTCTTCTCGGGAGGACATGCGACAGGACTTATCTATTCGATGCTTCACCTCTGGGGTTATGATGTCAGTCTTGATGACCTGAAGAATTTCCGTCAGCTCGATTCCAAAACACCGGGCCACCCGGAATACGGCCATACTGCAGGTATAGAGATCACGACCGGTCCTCTGGGACAGGGTATCGCCAATGCAGTCGGTTTTGCCATGGCCGAAGCCTTTACCAAAGAGCAGGTAAATTCTGAA
This DNA window, taken from Sulfurovum lithotrophicum, encodes the following:
- the nosD gene encoding nitrous oxide reductase family maturation protein NosD; translated protein: MIKILLLFLTLIILSPAGILQKAIDKAPSGATLKLPSGIYRGNIVINKPLTIIGSGKNVIIKGDLNATVITLNSSQVTLRNLQIMGSGDRMENLDAAVSLNHVRECEISHCRISDTLYGIDMNMVKDSVISDNTITSKKHAVPLRGDALKLWYASGNIIRDNTIERSRDVTLTYSHHNLFLHNTFLHNRYGLHLSMSHGNSIKDNTFRYNAVGILMMGIKDTNVTGNRILSSNGAAGIGVVADKVSNFHFDHNTLKFNTKALYIDVKRTERGKQRFITHNTISYNTEALHFHADIKNNIIAHNVIKGNIEDVLQDLKAKYGKTNTVEYNYWDRYEGFDRNGDAIGDTPHRIFLYADQLWKYDNKIKFFYATPIMSVINFLSRIAPFITPVLLLEDSKPLMSLPKEGAPQ
- the purN gene encoding phosphoribosylglycinamide formyltransferase, whose translation is MVKRKKIAVLFSGKGSNFAHIVNTLHPEEAEVVVALTNNPEAEGIAVAKEADIPLEIVDSKAYESRETFDTEVVKRLQYYAPDLTVLAGFMRILTPVFTEHVKSVNLHPSLLPRHKGLNAIEKSYNDAYEEGGVSVHWVTSELDGGEIILQKKVCKEGLSFEQYDQTIRQIEKEVLVEAIRKVL
- the thpR gene encoding RNA 2',3'-cyclic phosphodiesterase yields the protein MRLFIASPVRFENYSKIQDDFKDIMEGKWVEEENLHLTWVFLGNVPDERPVIKKMQKVSVPEREVTIAELGYFGRPPRVFFAKAEDRGLYETAQTFKKAGFDLYRFKPHVTLCRIKEIYDYKRYKEVLKNYREKDLGLILPQITLYRSELSNTGPEYTSLYTL
- a CDS encoding MATE family efflux transporter, whose product is MLRYFPVKHQKILKLSIPAAINSLLDMLQVITDLIMVGRISAFAVAAVGLGLQSLMFVFAVLTLLNVGTSALLSRFVGAQRMKRASIGLSTLLRFAFFLSLPVMILWYFLASNIFVWFGTAPEVVALGEDYVQTLTWMMPFVFMKLVFVAALNSAGDTKTPMYVKISSILLNVILNYLLIFGKYGFPELGVMGAAVGTVIVNIIEFFVYVVLYVRHRTPYIPLWYHSKSLLKRALKVGLPASMERALTFGSFMLFTVVIAHYGTAVLAGYQIGLRVEGLAFMPGIGFTIAAMALMGQGLGAKNPRQAREDVLLVLKYTSGFMFILSFFMIFMPEKIVWFFTNDPATIKEASLYLRIVGVSQIPLAFNFVLSGALRGAGDSRRTLKINLISLWAVRIIPAFLLSWYFHNILFVYLAMISDTFVKAIWLWRTFDKGEWQKIKV
- a CDS encoding shikimate kinase, with translation MKKNIILIGFMGVGKGTTARAFAKKYGVYNIDTDDLIESKENKEVKKIFAKKGEAYFRQCEQQTADWIEKCVKGTLISCGGGFYKVGNIDKLGTVVLLEASFEWIHKRLKTAKNAKAKLAKRPLFSKEKEAKRLYNEREKAYLKVADVIVNVENKSLDEVIAEIARKCKV
- a CDS encoding polyprenyl synthetase family protein, with protein sequence MQRFEAYLSTNLPKVTSFHPVYEEALGAMLQAGGKRFRPMLLLSIVDAYEPMLYDSALPVALALEMFHTYSLIHDDLPAMDDADLRRGHQTLHKRFDEVTAILAGDALNSDAFYLIAKAPLREDVKIKLVELLARDGGSRGMVLGQAIDCYFENRPLTIDEVKVLHTNKTAKLIAVSLQMGAVIVRLAPDVQKDLYDFGIDLGLLFQIQDDIVDETQTEEEAGKTTGNDADKNSFVNLLGLEETVVQADTLAKDLQRRFEDFDEKLQTALQPLMNKYLYRHKNTSS